CGACAGCGAAGGCCAGCCGCTGACCTTCACGACCGCCACGCTGGCATCGGGCACGCCCGGGCGCACGGGCATGCCGGTATATGGCGCGCTGGGCGGCCTCAACACAACCAACACGCCCTGGTACATCATGGGCACGGGCACGCAATACCGCACAGTGCAGGACCACGCCAAGCTCAAGCTGGCCTACGACTTCTCGCCCACGGTGCGCGCCACCTACACGCTCGGCTGGTGGCAGAACACGGGCAGCGGGCAAAGCGCGAGCTATCTCACCAATGCACAGGGGCAACCGGTGTACAGCGGCCTCGTGAACATCGGCGGGCGCAGCTTCAACCTGGCACCCACCGCCTTTCAACTCACCGAGGACGACGCCACGCACTACATGCACGGCCTCTCGGTCAAGAGCAACACCCAAGGAGTGTTTGACTGGGAGCTGGCCGCCAGCCTCTACGACTATTCGAAAGACACGCAGCGCTCACCCACCACTGCGTTGCCTCTCGCGGCCTACGGCGGCGCGGGCACCCTGCAGGACCAGCGCGGCACCGGCTGGAACACCCTCGCAGCCAAGGGCACGTGGCGCCCGCAGGGCGTGGGCGGTGCGCACCTCGTCGACTTCGGCGTGGGGCGCGATGCCTACAAGCTCGGCATCGTGAAGACCAATGTGCAGGGCAACTGGCAGGACGGCCCCGCGTTCACGCCCGTGAGCAACGTCGGCGGGCGCACCGAGACCTACAGCGCCTGGGCGCAGGACGCCTGGTCTTTCGCGCCGAAATGGAAGACGGTGCTCGGACTTCGCTACGAGAAATGGAAAGCCACGGACGGCTTCACTGCCACCGCCACGAGCGCGCAGCCCTACGCTTCGCGCAGCGAGTCGGACCTCTCGCCCAAGGCCGCACTGGCCTACCAGCTCACCAGGTCCACGGTGATCAAGGCATCGGTGGGTCGCGCGGTGCGTTACCCGACGGTGGGCGAACTCTATGGCGCCACTTCGGGCGGTGCGCTCTCGTTCATCAACGACCCCACGCTCAAGCCCGAGAAATCGTGGACCGGCGAACTCTCGGCCGAACAGGACCTGGGCACCGGCCTGCTGCGCGCCACGCTGTTCCACGAGACCACGAAGAACGCGCTGTACAGCCAGCTCATTCCCAACACCACCATCTCGCGCGTGCAGAACATCGACAAGGTACGCACCACCGGCGTCGAACTCGCGTACACCGGGCAGAACGTGTTCATCAAGGGACTCGACCTGGGCGGCAGCCTGACCTATGCCGACTCGAAGACCGTGGCCGACGCCGCCTTCCCCGCCGCCGTGGGCAAGTGGCAGCCGCGCGTGCCGCGCTGGCGCTCCACGGTCTACGCGACCTACAAGCCCGATGCGCGCTGGGCCCTGACGGCGGCCGCGCGCTACAGCGGCCGGCAGTACTCGAACCTGGACAACAGCGACGTGAACGCCTTTGCCTACTTCGGCGCCAGCAAGTACTTCACCGTGGACCTGCGCGTGCGCTACCAGATCGACAGGCAGTGGTCGGCCGCCTTCGGCATCGACAACGCCAACAACGACCAGTACTGGAACTTCCACCCGTATCCGCAACGCACCTACACGGCCGAGCTGCGCTTCGACCTGTGACTTGTGACGGGGTTGTCAGGGCGCTGCGGCCCGTGGCGGTTGGGCCCAGGCCTTGTCGCTCGACCAGTGGAAGTGGACGATGCGAAAGCTGTCGCCAGCGCGGCGCACGATCGCCGTCTCCTGCATCACCTGGTCGATCGGCTTGCCATCGGGCAGCTTGCCGGTGACGTGGTAGGTGCTGAGCACCCAGCGCTCGTTGCCGCTGCCGCCCACACGCCGGGCCTGCAAGCGCCAGTCGGAAACGGCGGCCATGTCGATGTCGCCCGGCAGGTGGCTGAACGCATAGGCCTCGACCGTTGCGTCCGTGACACCGAACTCGAACACCACCAGTGAACGGTCCAGGTAGGAGAGCGCGCCACCCGTGTCCTTGCGCTTGAGCGCCGCGTGGAAGCCATCGACCGCGTCGGCCGGCAGCTTCACGGTCTGCGCCCCTGCAGCGCCGGCCAGGGCCAGGCTCGCGGCGGCGAGCAGCAGGCGCGCACCGTGGCCGATCGTCGTCCCCGCGCGCGGTGACTTACGCATTGGCATCGACCAGCTTGGGGTCGATCAACTCGATGACGACGATGTCGCCCACGGCCACGCCTTCCATCGAAGGATCGGTGTTGCGCACCGTCAGCTCGTCGGGTGTATTGCTCTTGAGCCACAAGGTCTTGCCGAACATCTTTCCCCGTATGAAGGTCAGCCGCCAGCCGCGCATTTCGTTGCGCTTGGGCGCCACCATGCCCGGGCCGATGGGCTCGAAGCGCAGCGTGGATGTGCGGCCGGCCTTGCTGGCCTGACCCACGCCGGTCACCTTCGCGGTGAAGCGCCGCACTGCGGGGTCGACTGCGTCGTGACCGGCAATGCGCATCTCATCGAGCCGCATCGGATCGGCCGCGG
This region of Variovorax sp. RKNM96 genomic DNA includes:
- a CDS encoding TonB-dependent receptor; this encodes MNRPLLSLALGAILPWLAVPGFAQGAATTDAAAERTKSLGVVTVTGGQPTSLPTQIPTTIEGVTREEIETRINATDSEDALKYLPSLLVRKRYIGDYNHAILSTRASGTGNSARSAVYADGILLSNYLGNGIANGTNFAPRWGLVTPEEIERVDVMYGPFSAAYPGNSAGAVVDYVTRMPTQLEAHVKLGYASQPNDLYSTRQTFNSWQASASLGSKSGDWSWWIDVNRTDSEGQPLTFTTATLASGTPGRTGMPVYGALGGLNTTNTPWYIMGTGTQYRTVQDHAKLKLAYDFSPTVRATYTLGWWQNTGSGQSASYLTNAQGQPVYSGLVNIGGRSFNLAPTAFQLTEDDATHYMHGLSVKSNTQGVFDWELAASLYDYSKDTQRSPTTALPLAAYGGAGTLQDQRGTGWNTLAAKGTWRPQGVGGAHLVDFGVGRDAYKLGIVKTNVQGNWQDGPAFTPVSNVGGRTETYSAWAQDAWSFAPKWKTVLGLRYEKWKATDGFTATATSAQPYASRSESDLSPKAALAYQLTRSTVIKASVGRAVRYPTVGELYGATSGGALSFINDPTLKPEKSWTGELSAEQDLGTGLLRATLFHETTKNALYSQLIPNTTISRVQNIDKVRTTGVELAYTGQNVFIKGLDLGGSLTYADSKTVADAAFPAAVGKWQPRVPRWRSTVYATYKPDARWALTAAARYSGRQYSNLDNSDVNAFAYFGASKYFTVDLRVRYQIDRQWSAAFGIDNANNDQYWNFHPYPQRTYTAELRFDL